ATCCGCGTATCCAATACAAGTAAGGGTGGGTGACGCAATGAATCTGACAGTGACGAATACGGAAACCATCCGGACCGGATACAAGGGAACATCCCCGTGGACAGAGGCGTGGAAACGGCTCCGCAAGCAAAAGTCTGCAGTCGTCGGTCTCGGCATGATCCTGTTTTTTATTCTGGTGGGAATTTGTGCACCCCTGCTCGCGCCCGAACAATACGATCCGGCGAATCCGGTTTACAACCCGTCGAACGGATTGCAGCCGCCAGGCGCCCAGCACTGGTTTGGGACGGATGATCTCGGGCGGGACATTTTCAGCCGAATTTTGTATGGAGCCCGCATTTCGTTATGGGTCGGTTTTTTCTCGGTGGTCGGTTCGATTGTGGTGGGCACGGTACTCGGGTTGATTTCCGGCTATTACGGAAAATGGGCCGATACGCTGATTTCCCGCCTGTTTGACATTATGCTGGCGTTCCCCAGCATTTTGCTGGCGATTGCGATTGTGGCTGTGTTGGGGCCGAGTCTGTTCAACGCGTTGATCGCGATCGCGATTATTAACGTCCCTGTATACGGACGGCTTGTCCGATCCAGGGTGTTAAGCGTC
The DNA window shown above is from Effusibacillus pohliae DSM 22757 and carries:
- the nikC gene encoding nickel transporter permease, whose product is MNLTVTNTETIRTGYKGTSPWTEAWKRLRKQKSAVVGLGMILFFILVGICAPLLAPEQYDPANPVYNPSNGLQPPGAQHWFGTDDLGRDIFSRILYGARISLWVGFFSVVGSIVVGTVLGLISGYYGKWADTLISRLFDIMLAFPSILLAIAIVAVLGPSLFNALIAIAIINVPVYGRLVRSRVLSVKEEEYVTAARVIGMSNARILFQHVLPNCMAPIIVQGTLGIATAIIEAAALSFLGLGAQAPQPEWGKMLSDARPYLTTAPWTMIFPGLSIMFTVLAFNMFGDGLRDALDPKMKQ